In Nicotiana tabacum cultivar K326 chromosome 19, ASM71507v2, whole genome shotgun sequence, one DNA window encodes the following:
- the LOC107819789 gene encoding MYB-like transcription factor 4, protein MGRSPCCEKAHTNKGAWTKEEDERLIAYIRTHGEGCWRSLPKAAGLLRCGKSCRLRWINYLRPDLKRGNFTEEEDELIIKLHSLLGNKWSLIAGRLPGRTDNEIKNYWNTHIRRKLLSRGIDPTTHRAVNEPNTTPKVTTISFAARNNKDEEDQKVNVKGELSGLSQEDEISSNSSHFQEQYCPDLNLELRISPPYQQNYQNDQDLKPSPRCFACSLGIQNSKDCSCSKNNMGNIASYDFLGLKTNGVLDYRTLETK, encoded by the exons ATGGGAAGGTCACCGTGTTGTGAAAAAGCACATACAAATAAAGGAGCATGGactaaagaagaagatgaaaggcTAATTGCTTATATTAGAACTCATGGCGAAGGTTGTTGGAGGTCTCTTCCTAAAGCTGCTGGACTTCTTCGGTGTGGAAAAAGTTGCCGTCTTCGTTGGATTAATTATTTGAGGCCTGATCTTAAACGTGGTAATTttactgaagaagaagatgaactcATTATCAAACTCCATAGCCTTCTCGGTAACAA ATGGTCACTTATAGCTGGAAGATTACCGGGAAGAACAGATAATGAGATAAAAAACTACTGGAATACACACATAAGAAGGAAACTTTTGAGTCGTGGTATTGATCCTACTACACACAGGGCAGTTAACGAGCCTAATACAACTCCAAAAGTCACAACAATTTCTTTTGCTGCTCGAAATAATAAAGATGAAGAAGATCAGAAGGTCAATGTTAAAGGTGAATTATCTGGGCTTAGCCAAGAAGATGAAATTAGCAGCAACAGCAGCCATTTTCAAGAACAGTACTGTCCTGACTTAAATCTTGAGCTCAGAATTAGCCCTCCTTATCAGCAAAATTACCAAAATGATCAAGATTTGAAACCGAGTCCGAGGTGTTTTGCATGCAGTTTGGGCATACAAAATAGTAAAGATTGCAGTTGCAGTAAAAATAATATGGGTAATATTGCAAGCTATGATTTTTTAGGATTAAAGACTAATGGTGTTTTGGACTATAGAACTTTGGAGACTAAGTGA